From a single Cytophagales bacterium WSM2-2 genomic region:
- a CDS encoding metallopeptidase translates to MTIKRRDFIRASAGIGATAMVAGIQSCAAPAKEEKKSESPLDDLKSLADKVVPISVEERKARIEKAQRLMVENKIGAIYLDGGTSMEYFTGMKWGNSERMMAAIIPAKGDVKYVGPHFEEERIRELLVIGNEVRVWEEHESPYKVVAGIFSDLGIKSGKIGMEERVRFFLFDGIRKEALHLEYVSADPVTTPCRMFKSPAELALMQVANDITLASFQAAIPLLEKDMTQYDFGGIISKAHSKLGSGGGALVSFGKSSAFPHGSKAPTKLQEGDIVLMDGGCRVEGYSSDITRTVVFGEPTKRQREIWDLEKASQAAGFAAAKLGDPCENVDIAARKIITDAGFGPGYKVPGTPHRTGHGIGMDGHEWGNMVLGNKQTLQPGMCFSIEPTICIYGEFGIRLEDCAYMTEQGPKWFSQPSVAIDKPFA, encoded by the coding sequence ATGACCATCAAGAGAAGAGACTTTATTCGTGCTTCAGCGGGAATCGGAGCTACTGCAATGGTAGCCGGTATCCAAAGCTGTGCTGCCCCCGCCAAAGAAGAGAAAAAATCCGAAAGCCCGCTGGACGATCTGAAATCACTTGCCGATAAGGTGGTTCCGATTTCTGTTGAGGAGCGCAAAGCAAGGATCGAAAAGGCCCAACGCCTGATGGTCGAAAATAAGATCGGTGCTATCTATCTCGATGGTGGCACCTCGATGGAATATTTCACCGGCATGAAGTGGGGCAACAGCGAGCGGATGATGGCCGCAATCATTCCGGCTAAAGGTGACGTAAAATATGTAGGGCCGCATTTTGAAGAAGAAAGGATACGGGAGCTCCTGGTGATAGGAAATGAAGTTCGTGTGTGGGAAGAACATGAAAGTCCATACAAAGTAGTGGCAGGGATTTTTTCCGATCTCGGAATCAAATCAGGTAAAATCGGGATGGAAGAGAGAGTCCGTTTCTTTTTGTTTGATGGTATCCGTAAAGAGGCATTACACCTGGAATATGTCAGTGCCGACCCGGTGACAACACCTTGCCGGATGTTTAAGAGTCCGGCTGAGCTCGCGTTGATGCAAGTGGCAAATGATATTACACTCGCTTCTTTTCAGGCTGCGATTCCGCTGCTTGAAAAAGATATGACACAATATGACTTTGGTGGCATCATTTCAAAAGCGCACTCCAAACTCGGATCGGGTGGAGGTGCATTGGTGTCATTCGGAAAATCTTCGGCCTTTCCTCACGGGAGTAAAGCGCCTACCAAACTACAGGAGGGCGATATCGTGTTGATGGACGGAGGCTGTCGCGTGGAGGGATATTCATCGGACATTACAAGGACAGTAGTTTTTGGCGAGCCTACCAAACGCCAGCGCGAAATTTGGGATTTGGAAAAAGCATCGCAAGCGGCAGGGTTTGCAGCTGCAAAACTGGGAGACCCTTGTGAGAACGTTGACATCGCGGCACGAAAAATAATTACGGATGCCGGTTTTGGCCCTGGCTACAAAGTGCCGGGAACTCCGCATCGCACAGGCCATGGTATCGGCATGGACGGACATGAGTGGGGCAACATGGTATTGGGAAACAAACAAACCCTGCAGCCGGGAATGTGCTTCAGCATTGAACCAACGATTTGTATTTATGGTGAGTTTGGGATACGATTGGAAGACTGTGCGTATATGACGGAACAGGGGC
- a CDS encoding serine hydrolase, with translation MKPIFVFALIVVSLFGCKNEGAIVNRTAKARIDSTLQALVDEGSIAGVSALIFEKDKEVYFNAFGYADREAKTPMDRNTIVRIFSMTKPVTGTALMKLYEEGKFQLDDPLSKYAPEFNNLKVFAGYDAKGKMILEEPHRPVTIRDITRHTAGFVSNIPDTTTAFGKLVKQTNATSWENTLEQMAKKLGSLPLTFHPGEQWSYGPSVDVQAFLVERLSGKPFDQYVNENILTPLKMTTTRYVIPENDRARFAAAYRKSDKELVRVPDEDANRLNFKRWPMTPGGYGLTSTLDDYMRFARMFVKHGSLEGATILKPETITLMSTNHLADSVTERMWLPSKGQVGFGIDFAVRLKAPATPEENNGYVGEFFWDGAASTLFWVDPVNELTAVLFVQVFPFDGKLHKKFRDAVYGKYRQQIQK, from the coding sequence ATGAAACCAATTTTCGTTTTCGCTCTTATCGTTGTCTCTTTATTTGGGTGCAAGAATGAGGGTGCCATCGTCAATCGTACAGCCAAGGCGCGTATCGATTCTACTCTCCAGGCACTGGTCGATGAGGGATCAATTGCGGGAGTCTCGGCCTTGATTTTCGAAAAAGACAAGGAAGTATATTTCAATGCTTTCGGGTATGCCGACCGCGAGGCGAAAACGCCAATGGACCGAAACACCATCGTCAGAATATTTTCCATGACGAAGCCTGTCACCGGCACTGCTCTGATGAAGCTTTATGAAGAAGGGAAGTTTCAGCTGGACGACCCGCTCTCGAAGTACGCACCTGAGTTTAACAATCTAAAAGTTTTTGCCGGGTATGATGCAAAAGGTAAAATGATTTTGGAAGAACCTCACCGGCCCGTTACCATACGCGATATCACGCGCCACACCGCTGGCTTCGTTTCCAATATTCCTGATACGACAACTGCTTTCGGCAAGCTGGTGAAACAAACCAATGCCACGAGCTGGGAAAATACGCTGGAACAGATGGCGAAAAAACTGGGAAGTCTGCCGCTCACTTTTCATCCGGGGGAACAATGGTCATACGGGCCTTCAGTCGATGTGCAGGCTTTTCTTGTTGAGCGCCTTTCGGGAAAACCGTTTGATCAATATGTAAACGAGAATATTCTCACTCCGCTGAAGATGACGACTACGCGCTACGTCATCCCTGAAAATGACCGGGCAAGATTTGCCGCTGCCTACCGGAAATCAGATAAAGAGTTAGTCCGGGTTCCGGATGAAGATGCCAACCGTCTCAACTTCAAGCGCTGGCCTATGACACCCGGAGGCTATGGTCTCACTTCCACACTCGATGACTACATGCGCTTTGCGCGGATGTTTGTAAAACACGGATCATTGGAAGGGGCGACTATCCTAAAACCCGAAACCATAACCCTGATGAGCACTAACCACCTGGCCGATAGTGTAACCGAACGGATGTGGCTGCCGAGCAAAGGACAAGTGGGATTTGGAATCGACTTTGCCGTGCGACTTAAAGCTCCGGCAACACCAGAAGAAAACAACGGTTACGTAGGAGAGTTTTTCTGGGATGGCGCTGCCAGCACATTATTCTGGGTTGACCCTGTAAATGAATTGACAGCCGTACTATTTGTGCAGGTATTCCCATTCGATGGGAAATTGCATAAAAAATTCAGAGACGCGGTATATGGTAAATACCGGCAGCAAATTCAAAAATGA